In methanogenic archaeon ISO4-H5, the following are encoded in one genomic region:
- a CDS encoding S-adenosylmethionine synthetase MetK has protein sequence MATKKKNIYVNGINQVPVPMRQIEIVERKGIGHPDSVADGVAETVSEALCAMYKREVGHVLHHNTDQTEVVAGISAPKFGGGKIIKPVYILMDGRATTYIENGKEKKSLPVEPTALEGVRKYLKKTYPNLNVDTDVILDTKLGMGSDDLTGVYKASNYLSNDTSFGVGFAPFSITDTLTKETEEYINGAMKKKIPAAGQDVKVMCSRVGKNITMTVCCAMVDKYIEDKEAYKSIMEEMNKLVTENGNKIIDRANADVKLKLDLNTGDDYKRGVYYLTVTGLSQEMGDDGSVGRGNRCNGLITPFRPMSMEATSGKNPITHVGKIYNVLSNIIAQDVAKKVKADAEIHVRLLSQIGHTISDPLNANIDIITPNAADDPRLPKWKDEAYSIAADWLDNIDKVSEKIIAGKIKTF, from the coding sequence ATGGCAACAAAGAAGAAGAACATCTACGTGAACGGAATCAACCAGGTTCCCGTGCCCATGAGGCAGATCGAGATCGTCGAGAGGAAAGGAATCGGACACCCTGATTCCGTCGCCGACGGTGTCGCCGAGACTGTTTCCGAAGCGCTCTGTGCCATGTACAAGAGGGAGGTCGGACACGTCCTCCATCACAACACCGATCAGACCGAGGTCGTCGCAGGTATCTCCGCCCCCAAGTTCGGCGGAGGTAAGATCATCAAACCCGTCTACATCCTGATGGACGGACGTGCAACCACCTACATCGAGAACGGAAAGGAGAAGAAGTCCCTTCCTGTCGAGCCTACCGCACTCGAGGGCGTCAGGAAGTACCTGAAGAAGACCTATCCTAACCTCAACGTCGACACCGACGTCATTCTCGACACCAAGCTCGGAATGGGATCCGACGATCTTACCGGAGTTTACAAAGCATCCAACTACCTCTCCAACGACACCTCCTTCGGTGTCGGATTCGCGCCTTTTTCCATCACCGATACCCTTACCAAGGAGACCGAGGAATACATCAACGGCGCTATGAAGAAGAAAATCCCCGCCGCCGGACAGGACGTCAAGGTCATGTGCAGCCGTGTCGGAAAGAACATCACCATGACCGTCTGCTGTGCAATGGTCGACAAGTACATCGAGGACAAGGAAGCATACAAATCCATCATGGAGGAGATGAACAAGCTCGTCACCGAGAACGGCAACAAGATCATCGACAGGGCGAACGCAGACGTCAAGCTCAAGCTCGACCTCAACACCGGAGACGACTACAAGAGGGGAGTCTACTACCTCACCGTCACCGGACTGTCCCAGGAGATGGGAGACGACGGTTCCGTCGGCCGTGGAAACAGGTGCAACGGACTCATCACCCCCTTCAGGCCCATGTCCATGGAGGCTACCTCCGGTAAGAACCCCATCACCCACGTCGGAAAGATCTACAACGTCCTCTCCAACATCATCGCCCAGGACGTTGCCAAGAAGGTCAAAGCCGACGCCGAGATCCACGTGAGGCTCCTGTCCCAGATTGGACACACCATCTCCGATCCTCTGAACGCCAACATCGATATCATCACCCCCAACGCAGCCGACGACCCCAGGCTTCCCAAGTGGAAGGACGAGGCCTACTCCATCGCTGCCGACTGGCTCGACAACATCGACAAGGTGTCCGAGAAAATCATCGCCGGAAAGATCAAGACCTTCTGA
- a CDS encoding ribosomal protein L40e Rpl40e, with protein MARFKEAEHRLLEKSVCMNCYATNPAKASKCRKCGYSNLRPKAKESRKQ; from the coding sequence ATGGCCCGTTTTAAAGAGGCTGAGCACAGGCTCCTTGAGAAGTCCGTCTGCATGAACTGCTATGCAACGAACCCCGCCAAGGCGTCCAAGTGCCGCAAATGCGGATACAGCAACCTTAGGCCCAAGGCAAAAGAGAGCAGGAAGCAGTAA
- a CDS encoding phosphopyruvate hydratase Eno, giving the protein MATIEKVWAREVLDSRGNPTVEAVVTVNGHEISAIAPSGASTGMWEAHELRDGGKRYSGKGVQQAVENVRTEIAKAITGMDPTDQKGIDGLLNKIDGTDNKKKLGGNATTAVSFAVARAGAMVSNQQIYEYVGKDHVTLPVPMFNIINGGKHAGGDLKIQECMILPVGASSFSECLRMATETYASLKSILKKKYGVNAINVGDEGGFAPPVNTVAEAFDTIMAAISDAGYAPGKDIYLGMDCASSEFYDDEKGTYDVDGMTLTGGELLDHYKGLIKDYPLISIEDPFQENDFKTTAEFTKAVGAHCQIVGDDLFVTNSKRLAIGIEAGAANALLLKVNQIGTLTEAQDAQEMSYKNGYKVVVSHRSGESEDTTIADLSVGWGTGQIKTGAPCRGERTAKYNRLLRIEDRLGSKAVFPGKKALRF; this is encoded by the coding sequence ATGGCAACAATCGAGAAAGTATGGGCAAGGGAAGTTCTGGACTCCAGGGGAAACCCCACCGTCGAGGCGGTCGTCACCGTGAACGGACATGAGATCTCCGCCATCGCACCCTCCGGCGCATCCACCGGAATGTGGGAGGCCCACGAGCTTCGCGACGGAGGCAAGAGGTACTCCGGCAAAGGCGTGCAGCAGGCAGTCGAGAACGTCCGCACCGAGATCGCCAAAGCCATCACCGGCATGGACCCCACCGACCAGAAGGGCATCGACGGCCTTCTCAACAAGATCGACGGCACCGACAACAAGAAGAAGCTCGGCGGCAACGCCACCACCGCAGTATCCTTCGCAGTGGCCAGGGCCGGAGCCATGGTCAGCAACCAGCAGATCTACGAGTACGTAGGAAAGGACCACGTGACCCTCCCCGTACCCATGTTCAACATCATCAACGGCGGAAAGCACGCTGGAGGCGACCTGAAGATCCAGGAATGCATGATCCTCCCCGTGGGAGCATCCAGTTTCTCCGAGTGCCTCAGGATGGCCACCGAGACCTACGCGTCCCTCAAATCCATCCTAAAGAAGAAATACGGAGTCAACGCCATCAACGTCGGCGACGAAGGAGGATTCGCACCCCCTGTCAACACCGTCGCAGAGGCATTCGACACCATCATGGCAGCCATTTCCGATGCGGGGTACGCACCCGGCAAGGACATCTACCTCGGAATGGACTGTGCTTCCTCCGAGTTCTATGACGACGAGAAGGGAACCTACGACGTGGACGGCATGACCCTCACCGGCGGAGAGCTCCTCGACCACTACAAGGGACTCATCAAGGATTATCCTCTCATCAGCATCGAGGATCCCTTCCAGGAGAACGACTTCAAGACCACCGCCGAATTCACCAAGGCCGTCGGAGCTCACTGCCAGATTGTGGGAGACGACCTTTTCGTCACCAACAGCAAGCGTCTCGCCATTGGAATCGAGGCGGGAGCCGCCAACGCCCTCCTCCTCAAGGTCAACCAGATCGGTACCCTCACCGAGGCTCAGGACGCACAGGAGATGAGCTACAAGAACGGCTACAAGGTCGTCGTCTCCCACAGGTCCGGAGAGTCCGAGGACACCACCATCGCCGATCTCTCCGTCGGATGGGGAACCGGACAGATCAAGACCGGTGCACCCTGCCGCGGCGAGAGGACCGCCAAGTACAACCGTCTCCTCAGGATCGAGGACAGGCTCGGCAGCAAGGCCGTCTTCCCCGGGAAGAAGGCACTCAGGTTCTGA
- a CDS encoding quinolinate phosphoribosyltransferase nadC yields the protein MSEKLFVADENEIRHGTVMDVYFDRTKKILEAKGLSKVQAVAEVTCGSIPNKWPWAVFCGLEEVVRLMEGLPIDLYAVPEGTIFKARDSASVRVPLINISGAYSDYGVYETAMLGMICQPSGVATSSARVKCAAKGKTVYAFGNRRMHPGIAGVLDRSCFIGGCDGVSSEFGAALCGTEAVGTVPHALMLTMGSNEAAFKAFDEIIDPKVARIMLIDTFEDERAAAVAACKAVKDLKGVRLDTPSSRRGNFKELINEVRWELDINGYKDVKIIASGGLNEDSIKDIVDSAVAGFGVGTSIANAPTLDFSMDLVEKEGKPISKRGKFSGRKFAYRCPCCFEMGVALSPDAEVKCEKCGCAMEMIEKPVLKAGKRVDKERTPKEIRESVLEQLRTLKELA from the coding sequence ATGTCAGAGAAGCTGTTCGTCGCGGATGAGAACGAGATCCGTCACGGGACCGTGATGGACGTCTACTTCGACCGTACCAAGAAGATCCTCGAGGCCAAGGGACTGTCCAAGGTGCAGGCCGTGGCCGAGGTCACCTGCGGAAGCATCCCCAACAAATGGCCGTGGGCGGTGTTCTGTGGCCTGGAGGAAGTCGTCCGTCTCATGGAGGGACTCCCCATCGATCTCTACGCGGTGCCCGAGGGAACCATCTTCAAGGCCAGGGACAGCGCCAGCGTGCGTGTGCCTCTCATCAACATCTCCGGAGCATATTCCGATTACGGGGTATACGAGACCGCCATGCTCGGTATGATCTGTCAGCCATCCGGTGTGGCGACCTCTTCCGCAAGGGTAAAGTGCGCCGCCAAGGGCAAGACCGTGTACGCCTTCGGAAACCGCAGGATGCACCCGGGAATCGCCGGGGTCTTGGACAGGTCCTGCTTCATCGGCGGATGCGACGGAGTCTCCTCCGAGTTCGGGGCTGCCCTATGCGGTACCGAGGCAGTCGGAACCGTTCCCCACGCCCTCATGCTCACCATGGGCAGCAACGAGGCTGCCTTCAAGGCCTTCGACGAGATTATCGACCCCAAGGTTGCACGTATCATGCTCATCGACACCTTCGAGGACGAGAGGGCTGCAGCCGTAGCCGCCTGCAAGGCGGTAAAGGACCTCAAAGGCGTCAGACTCGACACGCCCTCCTCCCGCAGGGGTAATTTCAAGGAACTCATCAATGAGGTCCGCTGGGAACTCGATATCAACGGTTACAAGGACGTCAAGATCATCGCCTCCGGAGGACTCAATGAGGATTCCATCAAGGATATCGTGGATTCCGCCGTGGCGGGATTCGGTGTCGGTACCTCCATCGCTAATGCGCCCACCCTCGACTTCTCCATGGACTTGGTCGAGAAGGAGGGTAAGCCCATCTCCAAGAGAGGTAAGTTCTCCGGCAGGAAATTCGCCTACAGGTGCCCCTGCTGCTTCGAGATGGGAGTCGCCCTCTCGCCCGATGCGGAGGTCAAATGCGAGAAGTGCGGATGCGCAATGGAGATGATCGAGAAGCCCGTCCTCAAAGCGGGAAAACGCGTCGACAAAGAGCGCACTCCGAAAGAGATCCGCGAGAGTGTTTTGGAGCAGCTCCGCACCCTCAAGGAACTGGCTTGA